The following coding sequences lie in one Fundulus heteroclitus isolate FHET01 chromosome 20, MU-UCD_Fhet_4.1, whole genome shotgun sequence genomic window:
- the rabif gene encoding guanine nucleotide exchange factor MSS4 has protein sequence MDNNQESKEGTDQSDLVSEDGKNTKSVLCQRCGSKVLCPGVAVFTENELFLPAMRKKSGLSTTEGSVDGDTLAAHWLVDDMYSFENVGFTKDVGRIKYLICADCEIGPIGWHCLDDKKKFYVALDRVNHE, from the exons ATGGACAACAATCAAGAGTCCAAAGAAGGCACGGATCAGTCCGACCTGGTGTCTGAGGACGGGAAGAACACCAAATCTGTTCTGTGCCAGCGGTGCGGGTCCAAGGTGCTGTGTCCAGGGGTGGCCGTGTTTACAGAAAACGAG CTGTTCCTGCCAGCCATGCGGAAAAAGAGCGGCCTCAGCACCACAGAGGGCTCAGTCGACGGTGACACCCTGGCCGCTCACTGGCTAGTGGACGACATGTACAGTTTCGAGAACGTGGGCTTCACAAAAGACGTGGGGAGAATCAAGTATCTCATCTGTGCAGATTGTGAGATCGGACCAATCGGGTGGCACTGTTTGGACGACAAGAAAAAGTTTTACGTTGCTTTGGACAGAGTGAACCATGAATAA